Genomic DNA from Candidatus Caldatribacterium sp.:
AAGCGCGAAAATTGAGTCTTCTTACCTATGGAAATGGGACGAGAGGAGGGCTATGCTTTCTGTAGATAAAGGAGGCGTTTCCATGGGGGAATCTAAGGAAATCCGGGTCTTTTTGATTGATGATAATCGTTTCCTCCTTGAGAGTTTGGAGTTCCTCATCAATGCCCAGCCCGGCCTTCGGGTGGTGGGGAAGAGCACCAGGGGCCGCGGGGTTATCTCGCGCCTTCGGAAGCTCAACCCCGATGTGGTGGTCCTTGACGTTCGCCTTGACGAGGAGGATGGACTTGAGCTCCTTGAAAAGCTCAAAGAAGAGCTTTCCATTCCTGTGGTGATGCTCAGTATGTACGAGGAGTATGAGGAAGAGGCTCTGCGCAGAGGTGCCTTTGCCTATCTTGTCAAGGGTCGGGACGTCTACGACCTCTATCGGACGCTCCGGGAGGCCTCAGGACAAGCTGTCTCGTAGCTACTCAATCGTCGATGCCCCTTTTCTGAGAGACCTTCAGGTACAGTGTACTCGGGAGGTGAAAACATGCTTCTCTCAACCCTTGAGGCAATTCCGGGGAAAAAGGTGAAGGAGGTTCTTGGAGTGGTCTCCGGGAATACCATCCGGGCCCGCTGGCTGGGAAAGGACATCGTTGCGGCTCTGCGGACTTTAGTTGGTGGGGAAATCAAAGAGTACACGGAGATGTTCCAGGCGGCGCGACGCATCGCGATAGAGCGGATGGTGGAGGAGGCAAGGAAACTCGGAGCGGACGCAGTTTTGGGAGTGCGGCTCTCAACAAGTATGGTCATGAGCGGAGCTGCAGAAATCATTGCCTACGGGACAGCGGTGAAGTTTGAGGATTAGCGGTGGCTCAGCATTTCGATGACGAGGGCAATCCCAAAAAACGCCGCAATCGCAAAGCCGAGGATGCCGAAAATCCCAAGGACCCGGGCTTGCGAGTAATTCGTGTAGATCAGGGAGGAACCAATAAGGAGCGACCCAAGGATTACGCTGAGAGCTAAACGCGTGCTCATCCGCTCGAGTCGGCGGTTCATTCCCTCGAGGTCTCTGCTTTCAGCCTGGAGCCGTATCTTCCCCGAGACGGTGTGGGCAAGAAGCCGGTCAAGGCGGTGCGGGAGGTGTTCTAAGAACTCTTTCCAGTCCAAGGCGTACTCTCCGAGGCGCTCGGCGATT
This window encodes:
- a CDS encoding response regulator transcription factor encodes the protein MGESKEIRVFLIDDNRFLLESLEFLINAQPGLRVVGKSTRGRGVISRLRKLNPDVVVLDVRLDEEDGLELLEKLKEELSIPVVMLSMYEEYEEEALRRGAFAYLVKGRDVYDLYRTLREASGQAVS
- a CDS encoding YbjQ family protein, with the translated sequence MLLSTLEAIPGKKVKEVLGVVSGNTIRARWLGKDIVAALRTLVGGEIKEYTEMFQAARRIAIERMVEEARKLGADAVLGVRLSTSMVMSGAAEIIAYGTAVKFED